The following proteins are encoded in a genomic region of Cyclonatronum proteinivorum:
- a CDS encoding ribose-phosphate diphosphokinase: MDKPLAIFAGRSNLSLSRAIAEEYGSTLGEVTIKNFSDGELYVKFKESIRGVDTYIIQSTPTADSIIELLLMIDAAKRASSHRVTAVIPYFGYARQDRKDQPRVSIAAKLMANLIASAGADRVLTMDLHAPQIQGFFDIPLDHLYAGSIFVDYFKSNPIEDLVVVAPDVGSLKMARSYSKRLGAGLAFVDKRRPQQNVAEVMNVIGEVEGKNVLMVDDLIDTAGTLTNAADALKARGAKTVVAAGTHPILSGPAYQRIEQSCIDKLLVSDSIPLQRHSDKIKVLSVAGIFADAIRRIYTDDSISTLFDD, encoded by the coding sequence TTGGATAAGCCGCTCGCTATATTCGCAGGTCGCAGTAATCTGTCATTATCCCGCGCCATTGCAGAGGAGTACGGCAGTACCTTGGGAGAGGTCACCATCAAAAATTTCTCTGATGGCGAACTGTACGTAAAGTTTAAGGAAAGCATCCGGGGGGTTGATACTTATATCATTCAATCTACGCCTACGGCAGACAGTATCATTGAGCTCCTTCTCATGATAGATGCAGCCAAAAGGGCGTCCTCCCACCGCGTTACCGCTGTAATACCGTATTTTGGCTATGCACGGCAGGATCGCAAAGATCAGCCGCGCGTATCCATTGCAGCCAAGCTGATGGCCAATCTGATTGCATCGGCAGGTGCTGACCGGGTGCTCACAATGGATCTGCACGCACCGCAGATTCAGGGTTTCTTTGATATCCCGCTTGATCACCTGTATGCAGGCTCCATATTTGTGGACTACTTCAAAAGCAATCCGATTGAAGACCTTGTGGTTGTCGCGCCGGATGTCGGCAGCCTCAAAATGGCGCGCTCCTACTCGAAGCGTCTCGGTGCCGGACTTGCTTTTGTGGATAAAAGACGGCCACAGCAAAACGTCGCCGAAGTCATGAACGTCATTGGTGAAGTAGAAGGAAAAAACGTTCTGATGGTCGATGACCTCATTGATACCGCAGGAACCCTCACCAATGCCGCCGACGCGCTCAAAGCCCGCGGGGCCAAAACGGTCGTTGCTGCGGGTACACACCCGATTCTTTCAGGACCAGCTTATCAGCGCATTGAACAATCCTGCATTGATAAGCTCCTCGTTTCTGATTCCATCCCGCTGCAGCGTCATTCCGATAAAATAAAGGTGCTGAGTGTAGCTGGTATTTTCGCTGACGCCATCCGCCGGATTTACACGGATGATTCGATCAGTACTCTGTTTGATGATTAA
- a CDS encoding DUF2851 family protein, translating to MKEYRFQQLWKALAFGRQGHHTLCGQAFRIEDPGTYNAGDGPDFRMGALRFADGTLLRGDIELHLHEQQWQAHGHSTDPAYNGVILHVFLHPAAKPVRLQSGVQPLRCSLLPAITPGQFAGLQQDEVLPCETAIRYIRPEVVHAQLEKARQDYFENRANALIQWWDPALTIEAAWKKMVLRASASVLGLSRNREAMVKLAETIPCTLPPETSEAYLTAWLLARSGLHGQQAEPDSLKRTDWDLSGSRPGNKPEQRIAQLAALALRLHRLGRADMLKGPAVCAAMVFRGLPAGRRTHLLELIVWLPAFYLLGTQLMAEGLKQQALELWRSHQYQPEAMFTEAFRAAGFAQKATLSHLGIVHQQREWCAPKRCGNCAIGQSAGLSSA from the coding sequence ATGAAAGAATACAGGTTTCAGCAGTTGTGGAAAGCGTTGGCCTTTGGCAGGCAGGGGCATCACACGCTCTGCGGTCAGGCATTTCGGATAGAAGACCCCGGAACGTACAATGCCGGAGACGGGCCTGATTTCCGGATGGGTGCGCTTCGCTTTGCAGACGGCACCCTGCTCCGGGGCGATATAGAGCTTCACCTGCACGAACAGCAATGGCAGGCGCACGGGCACAGTACCGATCCGGCCTACAACGGGGTCATCCTGCACGTATTTCTGCATCCGGCTGCAAAACCTGTACGCCTGCAAAGCGGGGTTCAGCCCCTGCGCTGTTCCCTTCTCCCGGCTATTACGCCCGGGCAGTTTGCAGGTTTACAGCAGGATGAAGTCCTTCCCTGTGAAACGGCCATCCGCTATATCCGGCCAGAAGTTGTGCATGCGCAGCTGGAAAAGGCGCGGCAGGATTACTTTGAAAACCGCGCGAATGCCCTTATTCAATGGTGGGATCCAGCCCTTACTATCGAGGCTGCTTGGAAAAAAATGGTGCTCAGGGCCTCCGCCTCTGTACTGGGCCTGAGCCGGAACCGGGAAGCCATGGTGAAGCTTGCGGAAACCATTCCCTGTACCCTCCCGCCCGAAACCAGCGAGGCCTACCTCACGGCCTGGCTTCTCGCGCGCAGCGGCTTGCACGGGCAACAGGCAGAACCTGACAGCCTGAAGCGTACCGACTGGGACCTGAGCGGCTCGCGGCCCGGCAACAAGCCTGAACAGCGCATTGCACAGCTCGCGGCGCTTGCCCTAAGGCTGCACCGGCTCGGCCGTGCAGATATGCTCAAAGGTCCCGCGGTCTGCGCAGCAATGGTGTTCAGGGGTTTGCCGGCGGGAAGGCGCACACACTTACTGGAGCTCATCGTTTGGCTGCCTGCCTTTTACCTTCTGGGTACACAGCTGATGGCTGAAGGCCTGAAGCAGCAGGCCCTGGAGCTGTGGCGTTCGCATCAGTATCAGCCCGAAGCCATGTTTACGGAGGCGTTCAGGGCCGCCGGCTTTGCGCAGAAGGCCACCCTTTCGCATTTGGGCATTGTGCATCAGCAGCGCGAATGGTGTGCCCCTAAACGCTGCGGAAACTGCGCAATCGGGCAATCAGCCGGTCTTTCATCTGCCTAA
- a CDS encoding YtxH domain-containing protein, producing MAKFSTPQLLITAVSAFAGGVLFAWLSSPRSGPDNRRWISDSTSDLKNKVKESGKGLKTKNFPDLYEATEDLGLTEEDLLPGNR from the coding sequence ATGGCAAAATTTTCAACGCCTCAGCTACTCATAACCGCCGTAAGCGCGTTTGCCGGCGGTGTCCTCTTTGCATGGCTGTCAAGTCCGCGCTCCGGCCCGGACAACCGCCGCTGGATCAGCGACAGCACAAGCGATCTGAAAAACAAGGTGAAGGAATCGGGTAAAGGTCTCAAAACCAAAAACTTCCCTGATCTTTATGAGGCTACCGAAGACCTTGGCCTCACCGAAGAAGACCTGTTGCCGGGCAACCGCTAA
- a CDS encoding mannose-1-phosphate guanylyltransferase — protein MRYAVIMAGGSGTRFWPKSRVAKPKQFLRLVGEKTMLQQTVARVSSMVPPERVLIITNKSYTALVQQQLPEVPAENIIGEPVGRNTAPVAAAAAAIIEARTPGASMAVLPSDHYIRDEATFCGILASAFAKAEAGHNLVTIGIRPYRPETGFGYIQTVAEKSEMAEGNPVHEVKRFAEKPDLKTAVSFLESGDFLWNSGMFVWRSDVILDEFRLHLPELHSLAITLQEALAGGMSVPDVEAFYQAAPSVSVDYGIMEKASTVHVLPGEFGWNDVGSWQAIYELQDKDEAGNVTDAAEVLMTGCKDSYVYSRSGRLISLVGLDGIGVVETDDALMVCRIEKSQDVREIVAKLQEEPWRKYR, from the coding sequence ATGCGATACGCAGTGATAATGGCGGGGGGCAGTGGTACCCGTTTCTGGCCTAAAAGCCGGGTCGCCAAACCAAAACAGTTTTTGCGCCTTGTAGGAGAAAAAACCATGCTTCAGCAAACCGTTGCGCGAGTAAGCAGCATGGTACCGCCCGAGCGGGTGCTCATCATCACCAATAAAAGCTATACAGCGCTGGTGCAGCAGCAGCTGCCTGAAGTGCCGGCTGAAAATATCATTGGGGAGCCGGTAGGGCGAAACACCGCGCCGGTAGCCGCAGCCGCAGCGGCTATTATTGAGGCCCGTACACCGGGCGCAAGCATGGCGGTACTGCCTTCTGATCACTACATCCGGGATGAGGCGACCTTTTGTGGCATTCTGGCGTCAGCGTTCGCCAAGGCAGAAGCCGGACATAACCTGGTGACCATCGGCATACGCCCGTACCGTCCGGAGACGGGTTTTGGATATATTCAGACCGTTGCGGAAAAATCCGAGATGGCGGAAGGCAACCCGGTGCACGAAGTGAAGCGGTTTGCCGAAAAGCCGGACCTGAAAACCGCGGTTTCTTTTCTGGAATCCGGTGACTTTTTGTGGAACAGCGGGATGTTCGTGTGGCGCTCGGATGTCATTCTTGATGAATTCCGTCTGCACCTGCCGGAGCTGCACAGTCTGGCCATCACGCTGCAGGAAGCCCTGGCCGGGGGGATGTCCGTGCCCGATGTAGAGGCCTTCTATCAGGCTGCGCCATCTGTTTCGGTGGATTACGGGATTATGGAAAAAGCGTCGACCGTACACGTGCTGCCGGGTGAATTTGGCTGGAATGATGTCGGAAGCTGGCAGGCGATTTACGAGCTGCAAGACAAAGATGAGGCTGGCAATGTGACCGATGCGGCTGAAGTACTGATGACCGGCTGCAAAGACAGCTACGTCTACAGCCGCAGCGGCAGGCTGATTTCCCTTGTAGGCCTGGACGGCATTGGCGTGGTAGAAACGGATGACGCGCTGATGGTGTGCCGTATCGAAAAATCGCAGGATGTACGTGAAATTGTGGCCAAACTGCAGGAAGAACCCTGGCGCAAGTACCGGTAA
- a CDS encoding sensor histidine kinase, which yields MAGIGLKAGGLTFAAVLFAVFVLLAGISGLSGPESAGIALLSAAVAFGTVWLSMRWLMAARFEALRRLMRAITEKHFDELPEVRSSGTDEIDQMLQEVAAAAETIEQEFYRLMRLENYRKEFIGDISHELKTPIFAIQGFVETLLDGALEDENVNRVFLEKAMKNVNRLTILTNDLMEIAKLETGELKSHIRPFYIADCVQEVQDTLQYRAAEEQLAFSVQTDEPDCRVMGDRNQLRQVMVNLVENAIKYNRPGGKVTLRVQRSPDHAKKVKVSVEDTGIGIAPEHLERVTERFFRVDKSRSRDKGGTGLGLSIVKHILESHGSSLQAQSVYGQGSVFSFYLKKA from the coding sequence ATGGCCGGGATCGGGCTAAAGGCGGGCGGGCTGACCTTTGCGGCCGTGCTGTTTGCAGTATTTGTGCTGCTTGCGGGCATTAGCGGGCTGAGCGGACCGGAATCGGCGGGCATTGCCCTGCTGTCTGCCGCTGTTGCATTTGGCACGGTCTGGCTGAGCATGCGCTGGCTGATGGCGGCCCGCTTCGAAGCCCTGCGCCGGCTGATGCGCGCCATCACCGAAAAACATTTTGATGAGTTGCCGGAAGTCCGGAGCAGTGGCACGGACGAAATCGATCAGATGCTGCAGGAAGTAGCCGCCGCTGCCGAGACCATCGAACAGGAATTTTACCGGCTGATGCGGCTGGAAAACTACCGCAAAGAGTTTATCGGTGATATTTCGCACGAGCTGAAAACCCCCATTTTTGCCATTCAGGGTTTTGTAGAGACCTTGCTGGACGGTGCACTCGAAGATGAAAACGTAAACCGCGTTTTTCTGGAGAAAGCCATGAAAAACGTGAACCGGCTCACCATTCTCACCAACGACCTGATGGAAATCGCCAAGCTGGAGACCGGCGAGCTCAAATCGCACATCAGGCCGTTTTATATCGCGGACTGTGTGCAGGAGGTGCAGGACACGCTGCAGTACCGGGCGGCGGAGGAGCAGCTTGCGTTCTCCGTACAGACCGATGAGCCTGACTGCCGGGTGATGGGCGACCGGAATCAGCTGCGGCAGGTGATGGTAAATCTGGTGGAGAATGCGATCAAGTACAACCGTCCGGGAGGAAAGGTCACGCTGCGGGTACAGCGCTCGCCGGACCATGCCAAAAAGGTGAAGGTATCGGTGGAAGACACCGGTATCGGGATTGCCCCGGAGCATCTCGAACGGGTGACGGAGCGCTTTTTCCGGGTGGATAAATCCCGGTCAAGAGACAAAGGGGGAACCGGTTTGGGTTTATCGATCGTGAAGCACATACTGGAGTCGCACGGCAGCAGCCTGCAGGCGCAAAGCGTGTACGGACAAGGCTCGGTGTTCAGTTTTTACCTTAAAAAGGCATAG
- a CDS encoding response regulator transcription factor gives MPKQTILVVDDEEDLLEFISYSLRKEGYDVLTTDKGETGIKMAGENRPDLILLDIMMPGMNGIEVCRVIKQNQDLRHIPVVFLTAKMDEKIEVQGLDLGADDYLPKPISTSKLKSRIKAVLRRYRNADKPDAVLSVHELLIDRDRYVVTIGDTEHQLPKKEFELLYYLASRKGKVLDRQTLLNEVWGNNIYVIDRTVDVHIRKIREKIGEAYIETVKGVGYRFRQ, from the coding sequence TTGCCGAAACAAACCATACTTGTTGTTGATGATGAAGAAGACCTGCTGGAGTTTATCAGCTATAGTCTGCGCAAAGAAGGCTACGATGTGCTGACGACCGATAAGGGTGAAACAGGAATTAAGATGGCGGGCGAGAACCGTCCGGATCTGATTTTGCTGGATATCATGATGCCGGGTATGAATGGGATAGAAGTCTGCAGAGTCATCAAGCAGAATCAGGACCTCCGGCACATTCCGGTGGTGTTTCTTACGGCCAAGATGGATGAGAAAATAGAGGTGCAGGGACTTGATCTGGGCGCTGATGACTACCTGCCCAAGCCGATCAGCACGAGTAAACTAAAGAGCCGCATCAAGGCGGTGCTGCGGCGCTACCGCAATGCCGACAAGCCCGATGCCGTGCTGAGTGTGCACGAGCTGCTCATCGACCGCGACCGCTACGTGGTGACCATTGGTGACACGGAGCATCAGCTTCCCAAAAAAGAGTTCGAGCTGCTGTATTACCTGGCAAGCCGGAAGGGCAAGGTCCTTGACCGGCAGACCCTGCTTAATGAAGTGTGGGGCAACAATATTTATGTGATTGACCGCACCGTTGATGTGCACATTCGTAAAATCCGGGAGAAGATCGGGGAGGCCTACATAGAAACCGTAAAAGGGGTGGGATACCGCTTCCGGCAATGA
- the ruvA gene encoding Holliday junction branch migration protein RuvA produces MIAYLRGLLTEKGTAHVIVEAGGVGYIAGVSSQTLEALPETGNEIRLDIYHHRTEADERLFGFAGSVEKQLFEKLITVKGVGPKVALGVLSALDGEQLVRSITTQDVRALSTAPGIGRKTAERIVLELSDKMTDLQGLSTAAETGTKGRGSGTAAAEALSALEALGYRRAVSEKALQAVLRTEEGSTADAQALIKAALRQLS; encoded by the coding sequence ATGATTGCATACCTGCGCGGCCTGCTTACGGAAAAAGGCACTGCCCACGTAATTGTTGAAGCCGGGGGCGTGGGCTATATCGCCGGGGTGAGCAGCCAAACCCTCGAGGCCCTGCCGGAAACCGGAAATGAGATCCGGCTTGATATTTATCATCACCGCACGGAAGCGGATGAGCGGCTTTTTGGATTTGCCGGAAGTGTGGAAAAGCAGCTTTTTGAAAAGCTGATCACGGTGAAAGGCGTCGGGCCGAAAGTTGCTTTGGGCGTGCTCTCTGCCCTCGACGGGGAACAGCTCGTACGCAGCATCACAACACAGGATGTGCGGGCCCTCTCCACCGCGCCCGGTATCGGCCGGAAAACAGCGGAGCGCATTGTCCTCGAACTATCTGACAAGATGACGGACCTTCAGGGCCTGAGTACGGCAGCTGAAACCGGAACGAAAGGAAGGGGCTCGGGTACAGCGGCAGCGGAGGCACTTTCCGCCCTCGAGGCCCTCGGGTACCGCCGTGCTGTATCCGAAAAAGCCCTGCAGGCGGTGCTCCGCACAGAAGAGGGAAGTACGGCTGATGCTCAGGCGCTGATTAAAGCGGCCCTGCGTCAGCTGAGCTGA
- the ruvC gene encoding crossover junction endodeoxyribonuclease RuvC, giving the protein MEAEIFLGIDPGSRRTGYAVLSRRGTRYEALTIGVLRAEQFDDHAKRLQFLFEEVQALVKQYKPHFCAIETPVYGKDPLAMLKLGRAQAACILALTGGGLKVAEYYPKAVKKSITGNGNAAKEQVAYMLAKLLNLGEEAESLPADATDALAVAWCHAMRKDQPGNEHPLKRQGRGHSAWGDFVSGNPDRVL; this is encoded by the coding sequence ATGGAAGCTGAAATTTTTCTCGGCATAGATCCCGGCTCGCGGCGAACCGGCTACGCAGTACTCAGCCGCAGGGGGACGCGCTATGAAGCGCTGACCATTGGCGTTCTGCGCGCCGAGCAGTTCGATGACCATGCCAAGCGGCTTCAGTTTTTGTTTGAGGAAGTGCAGGCGCTGGTGAAACAGTATAAGCCGCACTTTTGCGCAATTGAAACGCCTGTTTATGGCAAGGATCCGCTGGCGATGCTCAAGCTCGGACGGGCGCAGGCGGCCTGTATTCTGGCTCTGACCGGGGGCGGCCTCAAGGTCGCCGAATACTATCCGAAGGCCGTGAAGAAATCCATCACCGGAAACGGCAACGCCGCCAAGGAGCAGGTGGCCTACATGCTGGCAAAATTGCTGAATCTGGGGGAAGAAGCCGAAAGTCTGCCCGCTGACGCCACCGACGCGCTGGCCGTAGCCTGGTGCCATGCCATGCGTAAAGATCAGCCGGGCAACGAGCATCCGCTGAAGCGGCAGGGGCGCGGACATTCTGCCTGGGGTGATTTCGTGAGCGGCAATCCCGACCGCGTGTTGTAA
- a CDS encoding enoyl-ACP reductase FabI encodes MNYTEGYGLLKGKKGIIFGALDERSIAWRVALACKREGASFVLSNAPVALRLGALNALSEETGAAVIPCDVSKEDDVAAMMEKVKAELGSIDFILHAIGMSPNIRKSKPYDDLNYNWFQQSLDISAISLHKVIHFADKAGILNDGASVVALSYIGAQRIFSKYSDMNDAKALLESIARNYGSRLGKRGIRVNTVSQAPTITSAGSGIKGFDGMFTFAEKMSPLGNPTADDCADYCVTLFSDLTRKVTMQNLFHDGGFVTNGISEELMNDLFEMHARRDAENGEDS; translated from the coding sequence ATGAACTACACGGAAGGTTATGGCCTGCTCAAAGGCAAAAAGGGAATTATTTTTGGCGCACTTGACGAGCGCAGCATCGCCTGGCGCGTTGCGCTGGCGTGCAAACGGGAAGGGGCTTCCTTTGTATTGTCGAATGCGCCCGTAGCGCTGCGGCTGGGGGCGCTGAATGCGCTGAGCGAAGAGACTGGCGCGGCGGTTATCCCCTGTGATGTTTCGAAGGAAGACGATGTCGCGGCTATGATGGAGAAAGTAAAAGCCGAGCTGGGCAGCATCGATTTTATCCTGCATGCCATTGGCATGTCGCCCAATATCCGCAAGAGCAAGCCTTACGATGACCTGAACTACAACTGGTTTCAGCAGTCGCTCGATATTTCGGCCATCTCCCTGCACAAGGTGATTCACTTTGCCGACAAGGCGGGGATTCTTAATGACGGCGCGAGCGTTGTGGCGCTTTCCTACATTGGAGCGCAGCGTATTTTCTCGAAATATTCGGATATGAACGACGCTAAGGCGCTGCTCGAAAGTATTGCTCGGAACTACGGTTCCCGCCTCGGCAAGCGCGGCATCCGCGTAAACACGGTGTCGCAGGCCCCGACGATTACTTCGGCGGGCTCGGGCATCAAGGGTTTTGACGGCATGTTTACCTTTGCAGAAAAGATGTCGCCCCTCGGCAACCCGACCGCCGACGACTGCGCCGACTACTGCGTGACCCTCTTCAGTGATCTGACCCGCAAGGTGACCATGCAGAACCTGTTCCACGACGGCGGCTTTGTGACCAACGGCATCAGCGAGGAGCTGATGAACGATCTGTTCGAAATGCATGCCCGCCGCGATGCCGAAAACGGCGAGGACAGCTGA
- a CDS encoding transglycosylase SLT domain-containing protein, with translation MILSLLSTILLNPDTAAAQDFEEFLRAQEEALTRFEAAQTEGVFAQIEAWEAFRQVEQARFEDFREAMTARWGSFRQRSQKRWVEYTDEGDARWEVDFEEGEVVVEVAQRPGETDEAARQRLQSALRELVRSGATQTGLPGDESRILSVPVLEGQLPQLTVESSDAAIEALAQGAERVTVSPADHTDEDTEARPQADPDPEPETEPEAQPEAEAQPLPEPAEGVLRLNLTLAPDHLQVRAARIREELLYAANRWNHDPALLLAVVHTESYFNPTARSHANALGLMQIVPNTAGRDVYRHLNGSDGIPGPDLLFDPAANMIYGAVYLDLLRSRYIRGVESAAVHEFMIIAAYNTGAGNVARAYTGSTNISRAAQQANQMTADENLRHLLDNLPYQETRDYLPKVLERRAQYQAWLNATE, from the coding sequence TTGATCCTCAGCCTCCTGAGTACCATACTCCTCAATCCTGACACCGCTGCCGCACAGGACTTTGAAGAGTTTCTCCGCGCGCAGGAAGAGGCCCTTACGCGTTTTGAAGCGGCTCAAACCGAAGGCGTTTTTGCACAAATTGAGGCTTGGGAAGCATTTCGGCAGGTCGAACAAGCGCGGTTCGAAGATTTTCGCGAAGCCATGACCGCCCGCTGGGGAAGCTTTCGCCAGCGCTCCCAAAAGCGCTGGGTTGAATACACCGACGAGGGCGACGCCCGCTGGGAAGTTGATTTTGAAGAAGGTGAAGTCGTGGTTGAGGTCGCACAAAGGCCGGGTGAAACCGACGAAGCGGCCCGGCAGCGGCTGCAGTCCGCACTGCGGGAGCTCGTCCGCAGCGGCGCTACGCAAACGGGCCTGCCCGGGGATGAAAGCCGCATATTAAGCGTACCGGTTCTGGAAGGACAGCTGCCACAGCTCACCGTCGAAAGCAGCGATGCAGCAATCGAAGCCCTTGCACAGGGCGCCGAACGCGTAACCGTAAGCCCAGCCGATCATACAGATGAGGACACCGAGGCCCGCCCCCAAGCTGATCCTGATCCTGAGCCGGAAACCGAACCGGAAGCGCAGCCTGAAGCCGAAGCACAACCGCTGCCTGAGCCGGCTGAGGGGGTGCTCAGACTCAACCTCACCCTTGCCCCTGATCACCTGCAGGTTCGTGCCGCGCGTATCCGCGAGGAGCTGCTTTATGCCGCCAACCGCTGGAACCATGATCCGGCCCTGCTGCTGGCCGTGGTTCATACCGAGTCGTACTTCAACCCTACCGCACGCTCGCATGCCAATGCCCTGGGACTCATGCAGATCGTGCCCAATACCGCCGGCCGCGACGTTTACCGGCACCTGAACGGTAGCGACGGCATCCCCGGTCCTGACCTTCTGTTTGATCCGGCAGCCAACATGATTTACGGCGCTGTTTACCTTGATTTACTGCGCAGCCGCTATATCCGCGGGGTGGAATCGGCTGCGGTACATGAATTTATGATCATCGCGGCCTACAACACCGGCGCAGGTAACGTTGCCCGCGCGTACACCGGCAGTACCAACATCAGCCGGGCAGCACAGCAGGCCAACCAAATGACCGCGGATGAAAACCTGCGTCACCTGCTCGATAACCTCCCCTATCAGGAAACCCGCGACTATCTCCCCAAAGTGCTGGAAAGGCGCGCCCAGTACCAGGCCTGGCTGAACGCCACTGAATAA
- the ffh gene encoding signal recognition particle protein, whose product MFDDLSSKLQSTFKSLSGQSKITDLNIAEAVREIRRALLDADVNYEVAREFTKKVKDQALEQDVLTSVSPGQLFTKIVYDELTQVLGGQKEEIRFASTPPSVILIAGLQGSGKTTFTGKLAKYLKSKGRNPVLAAADVYRPAAIEQLKTLAEQIKVPVYSIEEKNAVRTAKEALQFARSNAHDVLIIDTAGRLHVDEKMMAEVSEIKKAVQPNEILFVVDSMTGQDAVNTAREFDKTIDFDGVVLTKLDGDTRGGAALSIRNVVEKPIKFISMGEKMDSLTPFYPDRMAQRILGMGDVISLVEKAQQEYDEKEAKQLQQRITSDKFDLEDFQKQIHQIKKMGSLKDLAGMIPGVSQKLKDTEIEDNALDPIEAIISSMTPDERRNPQLLNASRKRRIAAGSGTSVRAVNDLLKQFAQMKKMMKTMTKMSKMGRAMQGLKNLTGRP is encoded by the coding sequence ATGTTTGATGATCTTTCGTCCAAATTACAGTCCACATTTAAAAGCCTCAGCGGTCAGTCCAAAATTACGGACCTGAACATAGCTGAAGCCGTACGCGAAATCCGCAGAGCGCTGCTCGATGCAGATGTCAACTACGAGGTGGCCCGTGAATTTACGAAAAAAGTGAAAGATCAGGCCCTGGAGCAGGACGTACTCACGAGCGTATCCCCCGGTCAGCTGTTCACCAAAATTGTGTATGATGAGCTTACGCAGGTGCTGGGCGGTCAGAAAGAGGAAATCCGCTTTGCTTCTACCCCGCCTTCTGTTATTCTGATTGCGGGACTGCAGGGTTCCGGTAAAACAACCTTTACCGGTAAGCTCGCCAAGTATCTCAAAAGCAAGGGGCGCAACCCCGTTCTCGCTGCCGCTGACGTCTATCGACCCGCCGCGATTGAGCAGCTCAAAACCCTGGCCGAGCAGATAAAAGTACCCGTTTATTCCATTGAGGAAAAAAACGCGGTTCGCACCGCCAAGGAAGCCCTTCAGTTTGCGCGCAGCAACGCTCATGATGTGCTGATTATCGATACCGCAGGCCGCCTTCACGTTGATGAAAAAATGATGGCGGAAGTTTCCGAAATCAAAAAAGCGGTACAGCCCAACGAAATTCTTTTTGTGGTGGATTCCATGACGGGTCAGGACGCCGTCAACACCGCGCGCGAATTTGACAAAACCATTGATTTTGACGGCGTTGTGCTCACCAAGCTTGACGGAGATACCCGCGGTGGTGCAGCCCTTTCCATCCGGAACGTCGTAGAGAAGCCCATCAAGTTTATCAGCATGGGCGAAAAAATGGACTCCCTCACCCCGTTTTATCCCGACCGGATGGCGCAGCGCATCCTCGGCATGGGTGACGTTATTTCGCTTGTAGAAAAAGCTCAGCAGGAATACGACGAGAAGGAAGCCAAGCAACTTCAGCAGCGCATTACCTCTGATAAATTTGATCTGGAGGATTTCCAGAAGCAGATTCATCAGATCAAGAAAATGGGTTCGCTTAAAGACCTTGCCGGCATGATACCCGGCGTAAGCCAAAAGCTGAAAGACACCGAAATTGAGGACAATGCGCTCGATCCCATTGAAGCCATCATCAGCTCTATGACGCCTGACGAACGCCGCAATCCGCAGCTGCTCAATGCAAGCCGGAAAAGACGAATTGCCGCAGGCTCGGGCACTTCCGTGCGGGCAGTTAACGATCTGCTCAAGCAGTTTGCTCAAATGAAGAAAATGATGAAGACAATGACGAAGATGAGCAAAATGGGCCGCGCGATGCAGGGCCTGAAAAACCTCACCGGGCGCCCCTGA
- the rpsP gene encoding 30S ribosomal protein S16 gives MVRIRLQRHGRKRAPFYHIVAADSRKKRDGRVIERLGRYNPVATPATVAVDTERVMYWIKTGAQPSETVERLLRNEGIYYRLHLERWKKSPEEIEAAVSSWKEEKAAKAGSTVSNKEAKKAAIAAEEEAFQAEQKKRAEEEAKKAEEARIAKEKADAEAKAAAEAAKAEAEAAPDTAAEADAPAEETGDAPAEETKSE, from the coding sequence TTGGTAAGAATCAGATTACAACGCCACGGGCGCAAAAGAGCGCCGTTTTACCATATCGTGGCAGCCGACAGCCGTAAAAAACGCGACGGTCGCGTTATTGAGCGCCTCGGACGCTACAATCCGGTAGCAACACCTGCAACAGTGGCTGTTGATACCGAGCGGGTGATGTACTGGATTAAAACAGGTGCACAGCCTTCAGAAACCGTTGAGCGTCTGCTCAGAAACGAAGGGATTTACTACCGCCTCCACCTTGAGCGCTGGAAAAAGTCTCCCGAAGAAATTGAAGCCGCTGTAAGCAGCTGGAAGGAGGAAAAAGCTGCAAAAGCCGGCTCTACCGTATCCAACAAAGAGGCCAAGAAAGCTGCCATCGCCGCTGAGGAAGAAGCTTTTCAGGCAGAGCAAAAGAAACGTGCGGAAGAAGAAGCTAAAAAAGCTGAAGAAGCGCGCATTGCCAAAGAAAAAGCCGATGCAGAAGCCAAGGCCGCTGCGGAAGCTGCAAAAGCCGAGGCTGAAGCCGCTCCGGACACCGCTGCTGAAGCTGATGCCCCTGCCGAAGAAACCGGCGACGCTCCCGCTGAAGAAACCAAAAGCGAATAA